The Candidatus Poribacteria bacterium genome contains the following window.
TCTCTTCCTCATATCCTGATCACCTCCACCTTCTCACCGGGCTCCAGCCCTTCGACGCCCATCGGGATTCGGATCAATCCATCGGCTCGGGTGAGGATGGAGATCGTGCCGGACGAGCCGATCAGCGGCAGAGCTAGAATCTCCCCTCCCTCTCCCTCCTCAAGTTGAACTGGGATGTAGTTTTCACGGCCCGGATCGGCTGGGCAGTTGGACTTCAGGATCGCCTCCGCTCGGCTGAGCTTCTCCGCCGTGCGCTCCCGCCTCCCCGAAAGCCGGGCTATAGCCCGTTTGACGAACAGAGCGAAACATATGATGGCCGAGACGGGATTGCCGGGGATGCCGAATATGATTTTATCACCGGCCGTGGCGATGATCACGGGTTTCCCGGGACGAATGGACACGCCGTGGACGTGAACCTTAGAGTCAGGCAGGGAATCTATCACATCGAGCGTCACATCCCGCGCGCCTACCGAACTGCCGCCGGATATCAGAACCATATCGGATCGACACAGCGCCTTTTGAAGCGCATCCTCTAGCTCATGGAAGAGATCACGGACGATCGGGAAGTTAACCGGCTCGGCTCCCTCCAAGCGACATAAGGCGGCGAGCGAATAGGAGTTCATATCCCTGATCTGTCCGAGGCGAATATCCGCATCGGGAGGAACGATCTCGTCCCCGGTGGGGATGATGGCCACAACTGGACGGCGGTAGACGGAGATCGAGGTTATCCCTGCTCCCGCAAGTGCGGCGATATCCTGCGGCCGAACCTTCTTACCCTTTGGGAGCAATATCTCGCCCTTCTTGACGTCATCGCCGCGCCTGGTGACGTTCTCCCACGGCGAGACCGGCCTGATGACTTCCACCATGTTTCCACTGATCAAATCGGTATGCTCTAACATGACCACGGCGTCCGCTCCTTTCGGTAGCATCCCCCCTGTCGAGATCCTGACCGCCTCACCTTTTGAGAGCGTAATCCTGGGTTCCTCGCCCATTTTTACCTCGCCGATCAGCTTCAGATAGGCGGGCAGCCCAGGTGAGGCGCCGAAGGTATCCTCGGCGATGACCGCATATCCGTCCATCGTGCTTCGATCAAAAGGCGGCAGATCGATAGGGGAAAGCACATCTTCGGCGGATATCCGCCCGGTCATTTCATACAAACCCACCGGCTCAATGTCGACCGGACGAGTTATCCTATCAATCCTTTCAATCGCCTCGTCGGGGGAGACAAGATCGAAGAAAAGCATACGTGCAACCTTCATCGGAGATCAATCAAGCATTCTTGAGTATATCAGATCGAACTCTGAATTGCAAGTATCAGGCCCAAGCTAGGTATATGAGAAATTCATTAGGAGTCAGGCTCAAAAGCGCCACCCTAATTTATTTATGATATGAACCATCCCCTGATAAGCTTGACGGAGGTCTCCGAGAGGGGTAAAATAGGAAAGCAAGGGAGTATTTTCCCCTCTAAAGGTTGGGATATTATGGCTAATGGGATTAGAGCGAAATTGATTTTCGGCTTCATAGCGGTAACCTCTGTGATGTTCCTGAGCGTCGTCGGCCTTCTGAGCCTGATAAACCTCGAGGTTAACCAGGCTATCCCATTGATCTTCGCCCTCGCAGCGACAAGTTCGATCGCCGTCCGGAGAGGTATCTCCCGCCGCTCAAAGGGTTCGGAAAGAAAAGTAAGGCCGCCGGAGACCTTTGAAACCTCGCGTCTGCGACTCCGTCCCCCGAAGATGGGCGACGCGGAGGAGATATTCCTGGGCTATGCGAGCGATCCGAAGGTGACAAGATATCTCACGTGGCGTCCCCATTCGGATATCAACGTGACGAGGGAGTTTCTGGAGCGCTGTATCAGGGAGTGGGAGAGGGGAAATTCCTTTTCATGGGTGATCGAGCTCAAGGATAACGGGAAGCTCATCGGCATGGTCGAGCTTACTATCAACGCGCATCGGGCATCCCTGGGATACGTGCTGGCGCGGCCATATTGGAGCCAGGGCTATGCCGCTGAGGCAGCCGGTGAGGTGGTCAACTGGGCGATTAAACATCCTCATATCTACAGGGTATGGGCAGTATGTGATGTGGAAAACGTCGCATCCGCTCGGGTTTTGGAGAAGATCGGCATGCGACGGGAGGGTATACTCCGTCGCTTCATCCTC
Protein-coding sequences here:
- a CDS encoding GNAT family N-acetyltransferase; this translates as MFLSVVGLLSLINLEVNQAIPLIFALAATSSIAVRRGISRRSKGSERKVRPPETFETSRLRLRPPKMGDAEEIFLGYASDPKVTRYLTWRPHSDINVTREFLERCIREWERGNSFSWVIELKDNGKLIGMVELTINAHRASLGYVLARPYWSQGYAAEAAGEVVNWAIKHPHIYRVWAVCDVENVASARVLEKIGMRREGILRRFILHPNIDEEPRDCYCYSKVKGR
- a CDS encoding molybdopterin molybdotransferase MoeA — protein: MLFFDLVSPDEAIERIDRITRPVDIEPVGLYEMTGRISAEDVLSPIDLPPFDRSTMDGYAVIAEDTFGASPGLPAYLKLIGEVKMGEEPRITLSKGEAVRISTGGMLPKGADAVVMLEHTDLISGNMVEVIRPVSPWENVTRRGDDVKKGEILLPKGKKVRPQDIAALAGAGITSISVYRRPVVAIIPTGDEIVPPDADIRLGQIRDMNSYSLAALCRLEGAEPVNFPIVRDLFHELEDALQKALCRSDMVLISGGSSVGARDVTLDVIDSLPDSKVHVHGVSIRPGKPVIIATAGDKIIFGIPGNPVSAIICFALFVKRAIARLSGRRERTAEKLSRAEAILKSNCPADPGRENYIPVQLEEGEGGEILALPLIGSSGTISILTRADGLIRIPMGVEGLEPGEKVEVIRI